The Candidatus Accumulibacter similis genome has a segment encoding these proteins:
- the wrbA gene encoding NAD(P)H:quinone oxidoreductase yields MPEILVLYYSHRGSVRALAQQIARGVESVGSVTARLRTVPRVATVCTASEPEIPPVGAPYVDVADLDECIGLALGSPTRFGNMAAPMKYFWDSTAAQWSAGILAGKPACVFTSTATAHGGQESTLLSMMLPLLHHGMLLLGLPYSESALTATRSGGTPYGASHLAGAEGNPTLTDDERQLAFAQGHRLASVALQLRRR; encoded by the coding sequence ATGCCGGAAATTCTCGTGCTTTACTACAGCCATCGGGGTTCGGTGCGGGCCTTGGCGCAACAGATCGCCCGGGGTGTCGAGTCCGTCGGCAGCGTCACTGCGCGTCTGCGGACGGTGCCGCGGGTCGCGACTGTCTGCACTGCCAGTGAGCCGGAGATTCCGCCGGTCGGGGCACCGTATGTCGACGTGGCCGATCTCGACGAGTGCATTGGCCTGGCGCTGGGCAGCCCTACCCGCTTTGGCAACATGGCGGCGCCAATGAAGTACTTCTGGGACAGCACGGCGGCGCAGTGGTCGGCAGGCATCCTGGCCGGCAAGCCTGCCTGCGTGTTCACCTCGACCGCCACTGCGCACGGTGGACAGGAGAGTACGCTGCTGTCGATGATGCTGCCGCTCCTGCACCACGGAATGTTGCTGCTCGGTCTGCCCTACAGCGAAAGCGCGCTCACGGCCACGCGCAGCGGTGGTACCCCTTATGGTGCCAGCCACTTGGCCGGGGCGGAAGGGAATCCGACTCTCACCGACGACGAGCGGCAACTCGCTTTCGCGCAGGGCCACCGACTGGCTTCAGTCGCCCTGCAACTGCGCCGGCGATGA
- the ilvC gene encoding ketol-acid reductoisomerase, with protein MKVFYDKDADLSLIKGKKVSIIGYGSQGHAHAQNLNDSGVKVTVGLRKDGASWSKAEAAGLKVEEVARAVRGADVVMILLPDESIPQVYNADVAPNMKKGAALAFAHGFNIHYNQVVPRDDLDVIMVAPKGPGHTVRSEYLKGGGVPSLIAVHQDRSGKARDIALSYAAANGGTKGGVIETNFREETETDLFGEQTVLCGGAVELVKMGFETLVEAGYAPEMAYFECLHELKLIVDLMYEGGIANMNYSISNNAEYGEYVTGPEVINETSRAAMRAALQRIQNGDYAKMFILEGRTNYPSMTARRRLTAQHEIEVVGARLRDMMPWIKKNRLVDQSRN; from the coding sequence ATGAAAGTTTTCTACGACAAGGATGCCGACCTTTCGCTGATCAAGGGCAAGAAGGTCAGCATCATCGGCTATGGTTCGCAGGGCCACGCGCACGCCCAGAATCTCAATGATTCCGGAGTCAAGGTCACGGTCGGGCTGCGCAAGGACGGGGCTTCCTGGAGCAAGGCCGAGGCGGCTGGATTGAAGGTGGAGGAGGTCGCCAGAGCGGTCCGCGGCGCAGATGTGGTGATGATCCTGTTGCCGGACGAGAGCATTCCGCAGGTGTACAACGCCGATGTGGCTCCAAACATGAAGAAGGGTGCCGCCCTGGCTTTTGCCCATGGTTTCAACATCCATTACAACCAGGTCGTGCCGCGCGACGACCTCGACGTGATCATGGTGGCGCCAAAGGGCCCGGGGCACACGGTGCGCTCCGAATACCTCAAAGGCGGTGGCGTGCCTTCACTGATCGCCGTACACCAGGATCGATCCGGCAAGGCCCGCGACATCGCCCTCTCCTATGCTGCTGCCAACGGCGGTACCAAGGGCGGCGTGATCGAGACGAACTTCCGCGAGGAAACGGAAACCGACCTCTTCGGCGAACAGACGGTGCTCTGTGGTGGCGCTGTGGAACTGGTCAAGATGGGCTTCGAGACGCTGGTCGAAGCCGGCTACGCGCCCGAAATGGCGTATTTCGAGTGCCTGCACGAATTGAAGCTGATCGTCGACCTGATGTACGAAGGCGGGATCGCCAACATGAACTACTCGATTTCGAACAATGCCGAGTATGGGGAGTACGTGACCGGCCCCGAGGTGATCAACGAGACTTCGCGAGCAGCGATGCGGGCCGCTCTGCAGCGGATCCAGAACGGTGACTACGCCAAGATGTTCATTCTCGAAGGACGCACCAACTACCCGTCGATGACAGCCCGTCGCAGATTGACGGCGCAACACGAGATCGAGGTGGTCGGCGCCAGGCTGCGCGACATGATGCCCTGGATCAAGAAGAACCGCCTGGTCGACCAGAGCAGGAACTGA
- the dxs gene encoding 1-deoxy-D-xylulose-5-phosphate synthase: MMRYPLLDTISDPAQLRKLDRRQLPQLADELRHFLVESVARTGGHLSSNLGTVELTIALHHVFDTPHDRLVWDVGHQTYAHKVLTGRRAGMARLRMHGGVSGFPKRSESPYDTFGVGHSSTSISAALGMALAAKTKGETRKVVAIIGDGAMSAGQAFEALNNAGVADADMLVILNDNDMSISPAVGALNRYLARLFSGSSFNAARKAGEKILDFSPSLREFAKRAEEHVKGMLTPGTLFEEMGFNYIGPIDGHDLESLIPTLHNLKHLQGPRFLHVITKKGQGYKLAEVDPVLYHGVSKFQPDVGIAGGSAGGKPSYTQVFGDWLCDMAAADSRLVGITPAMREGSGLLRFSESFPDRYYDVGIAEQHAVTFAAGLACEGLRPVLAIYSTFLQRGYDQLVHDVALQNLPVVFALDRGGLVGADGPTHHGAFDLSFLSCVPNLLLMTPSDEDECRKMLTTAFHHDGPAAVRYPRGGGTGVAIDPQLVGLPIGKGELRRRGQAVALLAFGSMLAPALAAAAAIDATVANMRFVKPIDRELILSLAAEHSLLVSVEENAVIGGAGAEVARVLEEAGSTTRLLRLGIPDRFIEHGDQALLLADIGLDCAGILRVVQSCRSGSADAGEAPGARPE, from the coding sequence ATGATGCGTTATCCACTTCTCGACACGATCAGCGATCCGGCGCAACTGCGCAAGCTCGATCGCCGACAACTGCCGCAACTGGCCGACGAGCTGCGCCACTTCCTGGTCGAGTCGGTGGCCAGGACCGGTGGCCATCTGTCATCGAACCTGGGCACCGTCGAACTGACGATCGCGCTGCATCACGTCTTCGATACGCCACATGATCGCCTTGTGTGGGACGTGGGTCACCAGACGTACGCGCACAAGGTGCTCACCGGACGGCGCGCGGGCATGGCCAGGCTGCGCATGCATGGGGGCGTCTCGGGCTTTCCGAAGCGCAGCGAGAGCCCCTACGACACTTTCGGTGTCGGCCATTCGTCCACTTCCATCTCGGCCGCGCTCGGCATGGCGCTGGCGGCGAAAACCAAGGGCGAGACGCGCAAGGTGGTGGCGATCATCGGGGACGGGGCGATGTCGGCTGGCCAGGCTTTCGAGGCGCTGAACAACGCCGGTGTTGCCGACGCCGACATGCTCGTCATCCTCAACGACAACGACATGTCGATCTCGCCGGCGGTGGGTGCCCTCAACCGTTACCTCGCACGCCTCTTTTCCGGCAGCAGCTTCAACGCCGCGCGCAAGGCGGGCGAGAAGATTCTCGATTTCTCGCCGTCGCTGCGCGAGTTTGCCAAACGCGCCGAAGAGCACGTCAAGGGAATGCTGACGCCGGGAACGCTGTTCGAGGAAATGGGGTTCAACTACATCGGGCCGATCGACGGCCACGACCTGGAATCGCTGATTCCGACGCTGCACAACCTCAAGCACCTGCAGGGACCGCGCTTCCTGCACGTCATCACCAAGAAGGGGCAGGGTTACAAGCTCGCCGAGGTGGACCCGGTGCTCTATCACGGTGTCTCGAAATTCCAGCCCGACGTCGGCATCGCCGGCGGATCGGCTGGCGGCAAGCCGAGCTATACGCAGGTGTTTGGCGACTGGCTGTGCGACATGGCGGCAGCCGATTCGCGGCTGGTCGGCATCACGCCGGCGATGCGCGAAGGTTCGGGGCTGCTGCGCTTCAGCGAGAGTTTTCCCGACCGCTACTACGACGTCGGTATCGCCGAGCAGCACGCCGTGACCTTTGCCGCCGGTCTCGCATGCGAAGGACTGCGGCCGGTGCTGGCGATCTACTCGACTTTCCTGCAGCGGGGCTACGACCAGTTGGTGCACGACGTCGCATTGCAGAACCTGCCGGTGGTCTTTGCGCTCGATCGCGGCGGTCTCGTCGGTGCCGACGGTCCGACCCACCACGGCGCCTTCGATCTGTCTTTTCTGAGCTGCGTTCCCAATCTGCTGCTGATGACGCCGTCGGATGAGGATGAGTGCCGCAAGATGTTGACCACCGCGTTCCATCACGACGGACCGGCGGCGGTGCGTTACCCGCGTGGCGGCGGCACGGGCGTGGCGATCGACCCGCAACTCGTCGGACTGCCGATCGGCAAGGGCGAACTTCGCCGCCGTGGCCAGGCGGTGGCGCTGCTGGCCTTCGGCAGCATGCTGGCGCCGGCGCTGGCGGCCGCGGCCGCGATCGATGCCACGGTGGCCAACATGCGCTTCGTCAAGCCGATCGATCGCGAGCTGATCCTGTCGCTGGCGGCGGAACATTCGCTGCTGGTCAGCGTCGAAGAGAATGCCGTCATCGGTGGCGCCGGGGCCGAGGTTGCACGCGTGCTCGAGGAGGCCGGCAGTACCACCCGTCTGTTGCGGTTGGGAATTCCCGATCGCTTCATCGAGCACGGCGACCAGGCGTTGCTGCTGGCCGACATCGGGCTGGACTGTGCAGGCATCCTGCGTGTGGTTCAGTCCTGCCGGTCCGGGTCGGCAGATGCGGGCGAGGCGCCAGGCGCACGCCCCGAGTGA
- a CDS encoding GTP cyclohydrolase I FolE2: MNAPETPHNPAAMADVQGSADTRRIAINKVGIKAMRHPVRVLDKSGGIQHTIAIFNMYVGLPHNFKGTHMSRFVEILNSHEREISVENFPAMLRDMVERLEAETGHIEMSFPYFINKSAPVSGVQSLMDYDVTLTGEICHGRIESTIRVAVPVTSLCPCSKEISERGAHNQRSQVTVTVRINEHLWIEELVEIVEAQASCELYGLLKRPDEKYVTERAYDNPKFVEDMVRDVAARLGGEARIDAFVVESENFESIHNHSAYALIERDRSLAGDF, translated from the coding sequence ATGAACGCCCCCGAAACCCCGCACAATCCGGCCGCCATGGCCGATGTCCAGGGCTCTGCCGACACGCGGCGGATCGCCATCAACAAGGTGGGAATCAAGGCCATGCGGCATCCGGTGCGGGTGCTGGACAAGTCCGGCGGCATCCAGCACACGATCGCGATCTTCAACATGTACGTCGGCTTGCCGCACAATTTCAAGGGCACCCACATGTCGCGCTTCGTCGAGATTCTCAACAGCCATGAACGCGAGATCTCGGTGGAGAACTTTCCCGCCATGTTGCGGGACATGGTCGAGCGACTGGAGGCCGAGACCGGGCACATCGAGATGAGTTTTCCCTACTTCATCAACAAGTCGGCACCGGTTTCCGGTGTGCAGAGCCTGATGGATTACGATGTGACGCTGACCGGCGAGATCTGCCATGGCCGGATCGAGTCGACGATCCGGGTCGCGGTACCGGTCACCAGCCTGTGTCCGTGCTCGAAGGAGATTTCCGAACGCGGCGCCCACAACCAGCGCTCGCAGGTGACGGTGACGGTGCGCATCAACGAGCACCTGTGGATCGAGGAACTGGTCGAGATCGTCGAGGCCCAGGCATCCTGCGAGCTGTATGGCCTGCTCAAGCGCCCGGATGAGAAGTATGTCACCGAGCGGGCCTACGACAACCCGAAGTTCGTCGAAGACATGGTGCGCGACGTTGCCGCGCGACTCGGCGGTGAAGCCAGGATCGATGCCTTCGTCGTCGAGTCCGAGAATTTCGAGTCGATCCACAACCATTCGGCGTACGCCCTGATCGAGAGGGACCGCAGCCTGGCCGGTGATTTCTGA
- the rimM gene encoding 16S rRNA processing protein RimM — MVVLGRIGAASGVRGQVHVHPFADDPQQWSALSHWWLGNEGDPPALWQKRKLMTCAVRNGRLTAHLEGVADRNAAEALRGLLVGAPRSALPDPAKDEYYWADLLGLQVRNTRNQPLGHIAGLIDTPANAVLQVADGVGGERLLPFVAAVVLEVDLAAGQVRVDWEADW, encoded by the coding sequence ATCGTCGTTCTCGGCAGGATTGGCGCAGCCAGCGGCGTGCGCGGGCAGGTGCACGTACACCCCTTCGCCGACGACCCCCAGCAATGGTCGGCGCTGTCGCACTGGTGGCTCGGCAATGAGGGCGACCCACCGGCACTGTGGCAGAAGCGGAAACTGATGACATGCGCGGTTCGCAACGGCCGGCTGACGGCACACCTCGAAGGCGTTGCCGACCGCAACGCGGCTGAGGCGCTGAGGGGCCTCCTGGTCGGCGCACCGCGCTCGGCGCTGCCAGACCCCGCAAAGGACGAGTACTACTGGGCCGATCTGCTTGGTCTACAGGTGCGCAATACCCGGAACCAACCGCTCGGCCACATCGCCGGGCTGATCGACACACCGGCGAACGCAGTCCTGCAGGTGGCCGATGGCGTCGGCGGCGAGAGATTATTGCCCTTTGTCGCTGCCGTTGTCCTCGAAGTGGACCTGGCTGCGGGACAGGTAAGGGTCGACTGGGAAGCGGATTGGTGA
- the ilvN gene encoding acetolactate synthase small subunit: protein MRHIISILLENEAGALSRVAGLFSARAYNIETLTVAPTEDVSLSRLTIVTSGTDAVIEQITKQLNKLIDVIKVVDLSEAAHIERELMLIKVRATGKDREELKRLADIFRGHIIDVTESTYVIELTASGAKLDSFIQAIDAGLILETVRTGVCGIGRGERILKV, encoded by the coding sequence ATGCGACACATCATCTCAATCCTGCTCGAGAACGAAGCCGGTGCCTTGTCACGAGTCGCCGGCCTCTTTTCCGCCCGCGCGTACAACATCGAAACGCTGACGGTGGCTCCGACCGAAGACGTCTCGCTGTCGCGCCTGACGATCGTCACCAGCGGCACCGACGCGGTGATCGAGCAGATCACCAAGCAGCTGAACAAGCTGATCGACGTCATCAAGGTCGTCGATCTCTCCGAGGCCGCACACATCGAGCGCGAACTGATGCTGATCAAGGTGCGCGCCACCGGCAAGGACCGCGAGGAACTGAAGCGCTTGGCCGACATCTTCCGCGGCCACATCATCGACGTGACCGAGTCGACCTACGTCATCGAACTGACCGCCAGCGGGGCGAAGCTCGACTCGTTCATCCAGGCCATCGACGCCGGACTGATTCTCGAAACGGTTCGCACGGGCGTCTGCGGCATCGGTCGCGGCGAACGCATTCTCAAGGTCTGA
- a CDS encoding YihY family inner membrane protein, translated as MFVAPFPWRRFLGRVSRRFVEENFDQISASLAFTTLLSLVPLVAVVLSIVAVVPFFPSMVEQLELFLARSFLPERSAGMIIEHVLQFSQQAVKVTAVGSLGLVATAAMLLLTIERAFNHVWLVRQTRTWWRRARLYAGLIVLWPIVIGGVLLATSHAVTVSLGLLDEPGWVGQLLFRALGLMIAGLFLGGLYHALPNTRVAPRDAAWAGIVATIGFLLLQQGFELYLASFPSYTAVYGAFATVPVFLLWLYLSWAVVLLGALVAATLPEFRSRSGDETRP; from the coding sequence ATGTTCGTCGCACCCTTTCCCTGGCGCCGCTTCCTGGGACGCGTCTCGCGTCGCTTCGTCGAAGAGAACTTCGATCAGATCAGCGCCAGTCTCGCCTTCACGACGCTGCTTTCACTGGTGCCACTGGTCGCCGTGGTTCTCAGCATCGTCGCCGTCGTGCCGTTCTTCCCGAGCATGGTCGAGCAACTCGAACTCTTCCTGGCGCGCAGCTTTCTGCCCGAGCGCAGCGCCGGAATGATCATTGAACACGTCCTGCAGTTCTCGCAGCAAGCGGTGAAGGTCACTGCAGTTGGCTCACTGGGGCTCGTGGCGACGGCGGCAATGCTCCTGCTAACCATCGAACGTGCTTTCAACCACGTCTGGCTGGTACGCCAAACGCGCACCTGGTGGCGCCGCGCGCGCCTCTATGCAGGCCTGATCGTCCTCTGGCCAATCGTCATTGGCGGCGTTCTGCTGGCAACCTCCCATGCGGTGACCGTCTCGCTCGGCCTGCTGGACGAACCCGGGTGGGTCGGGCAATTGCTGTTCAGGGCGCTCGGCCTGATGATCGCCGGCCTTTTCCTTGGCGGCCTCTACCATGCCCTGCCGAATACCCGCGTGGCGCCGCGCGATGCGGCCTGGGCCGGCATCGTCGCGACGATCGGATTCCTCCTCCTGCAGCAGGGTTTCGAGCTCTACCTCGCCAGCTTTCCATCGTACACCGCCGTCTATGGGGCCTTCGCCACCGTGCCGGTCTTCCTGCTGTGGCTGTACCTGTCGTGGGCGGTGGTCCTGCTGGGCGCCCTCGTGGCCGCTACGCTGCCGGAGTTCAGGAGTCGTTCCGGTGACGAGACGCGGCCCTAA
- the rplS gene encoding 50S ribosomal protein L19, with translation MNLIEQLEQEEIARLGKVIPEFAPGDTVVVQVKVKEGARERLQAYEGVVIAKRNRGLNSSFIVRKVSSGEGVERTFQTYSPLVAAIEVKRRGDVRRAKLYYLRQRSGKSARIKEKLVRKQR, from the coding sequence ATGAATCTGATCGAGCAACTTGAGCAAGAGGAAATCGCCCGTCTGGGCAAGGTCATTCCGGAGTTCGCGCCAGGCGACACGGTCGTCGTCCAGGTCAAGGTCAAGGAGGGCGCGCGCGAGCGTCTGCAGGCCTATGAAGGCGTGGTCATCGCCAAGCGCAACCGCGGCCTCAACTCCAGTTTCATCGTCCGCAAGGTCTCCTCGGGAGAGGGGGTCGAACGGACCTTCCAGACCTACTCGCCGCTGGTCGCAGCGATCGAGGTCAAGCGGCGTGGCGACGTCCGGCGTGCCAAGCTCTATTACCTGCGCCAGCGCTCGGGCAAGTCGGCGCGGATCAAGGAAAAGCTCGTGCGCAAGCAGCGCTGA
- a CDS encoding 2-isopropylmalate synthase, with protein MKEHLMIFDTTLRDGEQSPGASMTKDEKLRVARQLERMQVDVIEAGFAAASPGDFEAIRSISRVIKGSTVCSLARSSENDIRRAGEAIAPAARGRIHTFIATSPIHMEKKLRMTPDQVVEAAVRAVHWAREYTDDVEFSAEDAVRSDVEFLCRVFAAVIEAGATTINVPDTVGYSVPTVWGELMRTLIARVAGAERVVWSTHCHNDLGMAVANSLAAVLAGARQVECTINGLGERAGNASLEEVVMAVRTRSDIFPVQTRIDATQIVPASKLVSQITGYPVQPNKAVVGANAFAHESGIHQDGVLKHRETYEIMRAEDVGWSQNKLVLGKHSGRNAFKSRLSALGIVLDSEEALNAAFGRFKELADKKHEIFDEDLQALVSDEKLAPPGEHFKLAYLHVCSETGETPAADITLTVGGAERKAAGIGSGPVDATFKAIESIADSGAQLLLYSVNAITTGTDAQGEVTVRLARQGRIVNGNGADTDIVIASARAYLNALNKLQFPDRLDPQGDV; from the coding sequence ATGAAAGAGCATCTGATGATTTTCGACACGACCTTGCGTGACGGCGAGCAGAGCCCCGGCGCTTCGATGACCAAGGACGAAAAGCTGCGCGTGGCCCGACAACTGGAGCGCATGCAGGTCGACGTGATCGAAGCGGGGTTCGCGGCCGCCTCACCCGGAGACTTCGAAGCGATCCGCAGCATTTCCCGGGTGATCAAGGGCTCGACCGTCTGCTCGCTGGCCCGTTCGAGCGAGAACGACATCCGTCGCGCCGGCGAGGCCATCGCTCCGGCGGCGCGCGGCCGCATCCATACATTCATCGCCACCAGTCCGATCCACATGGAAAAGAAGCTGCGCATGACGCCGGATCAGGTGGTCGAAGCAGCGGTAAGAGCCGTGCACTGGGCACGCGAGTATACGGATGATGTGGAGTTTTCGGCCGAGGACGCGGTGCGTTCCGATGTCGAGTTCCTCTGCCGGGTCTTCGCAGCGGTCATCGAGGCCGGCGCCACCACCATCAACGTGCCAGACACCGTCGGCTACAGCGTTCCCACGGTCTGGGGGGAACTGATGCGCACCCTGATTGCGCGCGTTGCGGGGGCCGAACGCGTCGTTTGGTCGACCCACTGTCACAACGATCTCGGCATGGCCGTCGCCAACTCGCTGGCGGCGGTACTGGCCGGTGCGCGTCAGGTGGAATGCACGATCAATGGTCTTGGCGAACGGGCGGGCAACGCGTCGCTCGAGGAGGTTGTGATGGCGGTCCGCACCCGCAGCGACATCTTCCCGGTACAGACCCGCATCGATGCGACGCAGATCGTTCCCGCCTCCAAGCTGGTGTCGCAGATCACCGGCTACCCGGTGCAGCCGAACAAGGCCGTCGTCGGTGCCAATGCCTTTGCCCACGAGTCCGGAATCCATCAGGACGGCGTCCTCAAGCACCGGGAGACGTACGAGATCATGCGTGCCGAGGATGTCGGCTGGTCACAGAACAAGCTCGTGCTCGGCAAGCATTCGGGGCGCAACGCCTTCAAGTCCCGCCTGTCTGCGCTCGGCATCGTCCTCGACAGCGAGGAAGCGCTCAACGCAGCATTCGGCCGCTTCAAGGAACTCGCCGACAAGAAGCACGAAATCTTTGACGAGGACCTGCAGGCGCTGGTCTCCGACGAAAAACTGGCGCCGCCGGGTGAGCACTTCAAGCTGGCCTACTTGCACGTCTGCTCGGAAACCGGCGAGACGCCGGCGGCCGACATCACACTGACCGTCGGCGGGGCCGAGCGGAAGGCTGCAGGCATCGGCAGCGGCCCTGTCGATGCGACCTTCAAGGCAATCGAGTCGATCGCCGACAGTGGCGCCCAGTTGCTGCTCTATTCGGTCAACGCGATCACCACCGGCACCGACGCCCAGGGTGAGGTGACCGTTCGCCTGGCCCGGCAGGGGCGGATCGTCAACGGCAACGGTGCCGATACGGACATTGTCATCGCTTCCGCTCGGGCCTATCTCAACGCTCTCAACAAACTGCAGTTTCCCGATCGACTGGACCCGCAGGGCGACGTCTGA
- the rpsP gene encoding 30S ribosomal protein S16 → MVVIRLARGGAKKRPFYNMVVTDSRSRRDGRFIERIGFYNPLATEKEHGLQVASDRLSYWQQQGAQASPTVTRLLKQSAAKAAA, encoded by the coding sequence ATGGTCGTTATTCGCCTTGCTCGTGGTGGCGCCAAGAAACGCCCCTTCTACAACATGGTCGTGACTGATTCGCGGTCGCGCCGCGACGGCCGCTTCATCGAGCGCATCGGCTTCTACAACCCGCTGGCGACCGAGAAGGAACACGGCCTGCAGGTTGCTTCCGACCGGCTCAGTTACTGGCAGCAACAAGGTGCCCAGGCTTCGCCGACGGTCACCCGGCTGCTCAAGCAGTCCGCCGCCAAGGCAGCGGCGTAG
- the trmD gene encoding tRNA (guanosine(37)-N1)-methyltransferase TrmD produces the protein MVTDIVTLFPEMFVALTGSGVTRRALASGRWQLHLWNPRDFTADRHRTVDERPYGGGPGMVMMLPPLAAAIAAAKARQRAIGGGRSRVVCLSPQGPLLTHARVMRLAQAAEALVLVCGRYEGIDQRLIDGWVDEEVSIGDFVLSGGEIPAMALLDAVLRQLPGVLNDAGSAEQDSFVAGLLDCPHYTRPEEHAGWRVPEVLLSGHHEEIRRWRLQQALGRTWQRRPELLAGRSLSKLETQLLVEFQEQCGQDNKS, from the coding sequence CTGGTGACCGACATCGTGACGCTGTTCCCGGAAATGTTTGTCGCGCTCACTGGATCGGGCGTGACGCGCCGGGCACTGGCATCCGGCCGCTGGCAGCTCCACCTGTGGAATCCGCGTGATTTCACGGCCGACCGGCATCGTACGGTCGATGAGCGTCCCTACGGCGGCGGCCCGGGGATGGTGATGATGCTGCCGCCGCTGGCGGCGGCCATCGCGGCAGCGAAGGCGCGGCAGCGGGCGATTGGCGGCGGTCGCAGTCGTGTCGTCTGCCTGTCGCCGCAGGGGCCGTTGCTGACGCACGCACGCGTGATGCGCCTGGCACAGGCCGCCGAGGCCTTGGTTCTGGTGTGTGGGCGTTACGAAGGGATCGACCAGCGCCTGATCGACGGCTGGGTCGATGAAGAGGTATCGATCGGGGATTTCGTTCTCTCGGGCGGCGAGATCCCGGCGATGGCGCTGCTCGACGCCGTGCTCAGGCAACTCCCAGGAGTACTCAACGACGCCGGGTCGGCAGAGCAGGATTCTTTCGTTGCGGGCCTGCTGGATTGCCCGCACTATACGCGACCCGAGGAACATGCCGGGTGGCGGGTGCCGGAGGTGCTGCTGTCCGGCCACCACGAAGAGATACGGCGCTGGCGCCTGCAACAGGCGCTGGGTCGGACGTGGCAGAGGCGGCCCGAGCTGTTGGCGGGCCGCTCGCTGTCGAAGCTGGAAACGCAACTCCTGGTGGAGTTTCAGGAGCAATGCGGTCAGGATAACAAGAGCTGA
- the pssA gene encoding CDP-diacylglycerol--serine O-phosphatidyltransferase, with protein MPEIKPRKTLFNPELRRRGIYVLPNLFTTAALFCGFFAIVQAMTGSFERAAVAIFVAMILDGLDGRVARMTRTQSAFGAEYDSLSDMVSFGVAPALVIYAWALKDIGRLGWIAAFIYCVGAALRLARFNTSLEVIDRRYFQGLPSPAAAALVTGFFWVMIDKSIAPAEVRWLACGLVIFAGISMVSNLRFYSFKDVNLRRSVPFIFVVGIALSFAVLSYDTPVALFGVFVAYSLSGYVLALLRKLRRRPLPPESPPPV; from the coding sequence ATGCCCGAAATAAAGCCTCGCAAGACACTGTTCAACCCGGAGTTGCGGCGTCGAGGCATCTACGTCCTGCCCAACCTGTTCACGACGGCAGCGCTCTTCTGCGGCTTCTTTGCCATCGTCCAGGCGATGACCGGCAGCTTCGAGCGCGCGGCAGTGGCAATCTTCGTGGCGATGATCCTCGATGGCCTCGATGGGCGGGTGGCACGCATGACGCGCACACAGAGCGCGTTCGGCGCCGAGTACGACTCGCTTTCCGACATGGTCTCCTTCGGCGTCGCGCCAGCGCTTGTGATCTACGCCTGGGCCCTCAAGGACATTGGCCGCCTCGGCTGGATTGCCGCCTTCATCTACTGTGTCGGCGCAGCGTTGCGCCTGGCCCGTTTCAACACCAGCCTGGAGGTGATCGACAGGCGTTACTTCCAGGGCCTGCCCAGCCCGGCTGCAGCGGCGCTGGTCACCGGGTTCTTCTGGGTGATGATCGACAAGAGCATTGCCCCTGCCGAGGTTCGCTGGCTGGCCTGCGGCCTGGTGATCTTTGCCGGGATTTCGATGGTTTCGAATCTCCGCTTCTACAGCTTCAAGGACGTCAATCTGCGGCGCAGCGTTCCGTTCATTTTCGTCGTCGGCATTGCCCTGAGCTTTGCCGTCCTGTCGTACGATACGCCGGTCGCCCTGTTCGGCGTCTTCGTCGCCTATTCCCTGTCCGGCTATGTCCTCGCGCTGTTGCGCAAGCTCAGGCGCAGACCTCTGCCGCCGGAATCCCCTCCGCCAGTCTGA
- a CDS encoding DUF2069 domain-containing protein codes for MIRGLYLTACGSLIALIFLCLAWELRLAPVVPGGSWLALKCLPLLAPLFGILNGRRYTYQWASMLILLYVAEGVVRATTERGTGQVLAIAEICLALIFFSACVGYARRTRPTAR; via the coding sequence ATGATCCGCGGCCTCTACCTGACCGCCTGCGGTAGCCTGATCGCGCTGATCTTTCTCTGCCTTGCCTGGGAACTGCGCCTGGCGCCGGTCGTGCCAGGTGGTAGCTGGCTGGCGCTGAAGTGCCTGCCGCTGCTGGCGCCTCTTTTCGGCATTCTCAACGGGCGGCGCTACACGTACCAGTGGGCGTCGATGCTGATCCTGCTGTACGTGGCCGAAGGCGTCGTGCGGGCAACCACCGAGCGCGGTACGGGACAGGTGCTGGCGATCGCCGAGATCTGCCTGGCGCTGATCTTCTTCTCCGCCTGCGTCGGCTACGCTCGCCGCACACGTCCAACGGCACGCTGA